agcaaggctttggacactgtctcccatcacatcctcctaggtaagctcaggaaacgtgggctagatgagtgggcggtgagctggattgagaactggctggatggccgagctccgagggttgtggtgaatggcgcagcgtctagttggaggcctgtggctagtggcgtcccccaggggtcagtcctgggtccagtcttgttcaatgtattcatcaatgacctggaggaagggacagagtgcaccctcagcaagtttgctgatgatactaaactggggggagaggctaacacaccagaaggctgtgctgccattcagagggagctggacaggctggagaggtgggcagagaggaaccccctgaagttcaacaaaggcaagtgcaaggtcctgcacctagggaggaagaaccccatgcaccagtacaggctgggggctgacctgctggaaagcggctctgcagaAAGGGACCTGGTACTGCTggcagacaacaagttaagcatgagccagcaatgtgctcttgtggccaggagggccaatgggatcctggggtgcattaggcagagtgttggcagcaggtggagggaggtgatcctgcccctctcctcagccctggtgaggcctcacctggagtactgtgtccagttctgggctccccagtacaagagagacatggccctcctggagagggtccagcacagggctacgaagatgatgaggggactggagcatctctcctctgaagaaaggctgtgagagctgggcctgttcagcctggagaagagaagactgagaggggatctcatcaacgtgtacaagtatctgaagggggagtgtcaagaggatgaggccagtctcttttccgtggtgcccagcaacaggacaagaggcaatgggcagaaactgaaccacaggaagttccatctgaatctgagaaacttcttgactgtgagggtgacagagcattggaccaggttgcccagagaggtagtggagtctccttctctggagatattcaaaacccatctggatgtgatcctgggcaatctgctctagaggtccctgcttgagcagggaggttggactagatgatctccagaggacctatccaacctaaacgattctgtgattcattgagTTATGATGTCTTCAGGAAATTAAAGCAATATTGTATATGAATAGTTTATTACAAATATCTAGACCAGAACTTAGATGTAGTTATTGCCGGAAGTGTAATATTCTAATTCAGgacaaaatgcatttcagttaGGCATTCTTTCCCTCGTCCAGACTGAGGCATATGTCTGTGGTAGGCTGTCCCTCGATGTGCTTTACTTTGCATTTCTgtcaatattaaaaaagaaatcacttttaaATCTCTCAAAAGCAATTTAATCACTTGAGTGGAAGCTGAGGAATTTTCTTTATAGTTGGGAGACTGTTAAATATCTTGGGGTAAATGGCTAATTCATGATGTGGGAAACTGGCAAATCAGTTTCTCCTTTGCTATGCTGAAGTCATGTTATTTAAAAGAAGTCACTTAAACTCAGTCTCTGCCCATGTGATAGGTTAAAAGCCTCAATGCTTTACCAGGTGTTTTGAAGTTGGTTAATCTTAACTTAATGCAAGATCCTTGAGAAAGCAATCTGAACTGAGGTTTATATGCCCTTGGAAGAAGCAGGCAaaagcaaggaaatatttttttctctccttctgctgcAGGACAGACTCTGCATCCCACATGAACTACGAAAATCCTCCACCTTACCCAGGCCCAGGCCCAACTGCTCCATACCCGCCCTATGCACAACAACCAGGTGGTCCTCCAGGCCCATACCCAGGTTATCCACCTGGGCCTACTGGACCTTATCAGCCAGGTCAACCAGGCTATCAAGGTTATCCGCAGTATGGATGGCAAAATGCACCTCCACCTCCAGGACCAGTCTATGCAGATGGGCCTAAAAACACAGGTATGCTTTGCAGCAATGATGCAGTGTAATTGTGACCCTTTGTCTTGCAAATACATAAGTACGTgttgggtggtgtggggggaggggggaagggtttTGTAACGTAGTTGCCAGCCTCTGGCTTTAGACAGGGCTGGATGTAGTAAAAGCTGTTTGGAAGCAGCAATTCTGGCCATCATTCTGTTCCCCTGCTTTATTTTGCTATTGTGTCTCTAATAGTTCTCCAGCTATTGAAAGGTGTTGCTGAACAGTCCTGATGCAGATCATTGAAGAGAATCTTTATGCTGAAGTCATTACACCCATTTTTTGCTAGCTTTGGATTTGCTAGCACTGTCATTCTGCCTGTCCCTTGGTTGATTTTAAAAACTTCAACTGAAGACTGGATAACTAAACCTAATAATATTCAAAAGTACAGTTTCTACTGAATTATCATGCATGGATTTTTTCTTCAGTCCATGAAAATCTGTTCAAGTGATCTAATGGTACCAGTGGAGTAATTCTTaagcttttaattgttttttttaagttggttGTTTTGTGAAGCTGTTATCTTGTAAAAACTCCAGATtcctggggaaggaaaggaggacaaatgTAACTTACCTTGGCAGCTAGATGGTCTGTCTCTGAGTGCCAGTTCACCACAATCTGGTATGCTGGTTTAATCTGTCACCTACAGCTCTCTTGGGCTCACTGCAGTGCTTGGTGCAGCCTTGAATTATCCAAGTTGGATAAGGCTTGGTctggtgcctgctgcctctccctaGAAAGAGGAGGGTTTGGTGGTAGTTTTGTGAAATCCTTGCCTTGCTAGTAAGGAAGCTTACCTGGGCACCAGGTTTATTCTCCTCAGCTTGGCTTTAGTAGATGTTCCACAGGCTTTGGTTGTAAGATCTCTTTGAAGTACAACTTCTTATGTATCATAGGAGTATATTCATCCTCTCAGTGAGCATAGAGATTCATGCTGTCGTACCAGCTTACGTGCCTTCCTCAGTACTTTATTCCTGACTTCCTCAGTAATAAAGATACTACTCCAGCCTGGGAAATGGAGGCTATCATTACTTATGTGCTTCTTTTGCAGTGAATATCTTATGTAGTCCTGAGC
The sequence above is a segment of the Struthio camelus isolate bStrCam1 chromosome 13, bStrCam1.hap1, whole genome shotgun sequence genome. Coding sequences within it:
- the CYSTM1 gene encoding cysteine-rich and transmembrane domain-containing protein 1 isoform X1; the protein is MNYENPPPYPGPGPTAPYPPYAQQPGGPPGPYPGYPPGPTGPYQPGQPGYQGYPQYGWQNAPPPPGPVYADGPKNTVYVVEERRRDNTGESACLTACWTALCCCCLWDMLT
- the CYSTM1 gene encoding cysteine-rich and transmembrane domain-containing protein 1 isoform X2, which produces MHNNQVVLQAHTQVIHLGLLDLISQVNQAIKVIRSMDGKMHLHLQDQSMQMGLKTQELIMNHSFRLKNKPTSKKEETDNC